The Metallosphaera hakonensis JCM 8857 = DSM 7519 genome includes the window GTCCTCCGGAGGCAAATAAATGGAGGTTCTATTCTCCTTTTCTTCAACTCTACACCAACTAAGGCTACCCTTCTGACCATAAAGGGGGGAGAGAATTATACTCTTCAGGGAGTATTTTACGACTATCACGGAAACTGGGTGAACATAACAGGTAAGGTATCATACACGGCGAATGGTATCTCAACATATACTTTCCCAGCGCCCTTGATCTATAACTTCACTCTGCCCGCATACGTCTGGAACAGAACTCTTCTTGTGGAGATCAGCGGTTACAATGTTAGTGTTTTTGCTACAGTTCTTCCCAACGAGACTGCTTTCGCCTAGTCGATAGATTATGTACAAGTAGTGAGATTTTAAGACCTATTTTCACTTCACTGGGCTAAACTCGCTAAGTCAAACTACGAATCTCGTCTCTCTCTTTATGATGGCATGATCTACTCCTAGTTCAAGACCTCATAATCCCACGGCTTTACTAACTCTCTGATGGAATTTGGACCAGTTATCTCCGAGAACCTTCTTCCCCTTAGTGAGGTTTACAAACCAAAACTGTCTGGCCATTTGGAGCTGATTGGTGGTTCAGGTCTTAAAGAACCCTCCTATTGGTGGATTCCCCTAACCCATGCTCCTGAAGTTCATCTCCAAGTCCCTCTCGCTAAAGCCTACACATGTTAGGCCTCTATTTATAGATTGTGTAAGAAACATGATTTCCCGACGAAACATACAACTATAACGGTCACTTCTCCTGTTAGGTAAGAAATCTCTTTACTACATAATTCTTATTACCTTCTAACTCAATCATGACATTATGGGAGATTGGGTCACTGCATCTACGAAGGTTAAGAAGGAAGTGCTGGAAAAGGCGAGGGAGTACAACATTAACGTGAGTGAGACGCTGAGAAGAGCCTTAGAGGAGGAGGTGAGAAAGAGGGAAGAGGAGGAAGCGAGAGAGTCGCTAAGACTAGCCTCCCGAGAGTTGACTAAAATTTCACAGAACCAAGTAGTAGAGGAATTAAGAAAATGGAGGAGGCAAAGGTGAAGAAATACCTTTTCGATTCCAGTGCAATCTTTGATCTAATTAGATCAGGCGAAAATGCTCTAGGTTGTCATGGGTCATTCCACAATAACCTTGGCCTACTATGAGCTAGGAAATATACTGTGGAAGTATAGAGATAAACTAGATACAAGGGTCGTTTTCAGCGCCATAAGAAATACGTTATCTTTCATGAACATATTAGATGTTAAATTTGACCGTGAAATATTGGAGGAGGCAATAAGGAGGAACCTGACCTACTATGATTCCGCATATCTCGTTATTGCTAGAAGAAAGGGGCTTGACCTAGTCAGCCTAGATAAGGATTTGATTGAGAATGGGGCGGTAGATTTGAAGGAATTGCTGAAAAATGTCGGTTAATTTGTTCTCCAGGGGTATGCAGGAGCGTTGGGTGTTTTACTTGAAAAATAAGCTATCTACATGTCTATTTAGGAATAGCCCTACATAGAGAAGCCTGAGGCCAATGTTAGGTTTTCTTTGGAGAAAGGCCCAAGGAGACTATCCCCCAATCAGGCTCTACTCGTGCTCTTTCTATAACATCATAGTAAAGAAAAGCTTACGGAACACAAAACCCTAAGAAATCCATCGGCTCTGCGAAACTGTTCCTAGTCTGAATTTGTCTAACGGGCGATGTTGATAAACTTCGAAGATCTAGGCCTCCGCCAAGAGATGAAATCACAATGCCCTTGAGGAATAGGCATCTTTCAGAAACTCCAAAATAACTTAAACTCAATGAATTTATTCAAACTTCTAACCCCAAGGCCAACAAGGGATTACCTCTCTCATGTAGAGATTGTCACTAAATCGGACTATAAATTGTACATGAAGACATTTTAAGGAGAATAGAATATTCCCTTCAATGAATAGGAAAATTTTATCCGAGGTGCTTCTCCTTCTTTTCGTTTTTTCAGTCATCATACCTTCAATGTTAACTAATGTAAATTCGACCAAGGCTCAATCAGAAGTTATACCAATGAGGCTCACGGGTTACAGGGAGACATCGCTCCCTGGTAACACCGAGGTCTTAGCGTCAATCTACATCCCCCTCAGGAACGTTAATCTCCTCTATTCTTACGCTGAGCAGGTCACAAATCCCGGCTCTCCCATATATCACAAGTTTCTCTCACCCTCTCAGGTCGCCTCAATGTTTTACCCTGTTACAG containing:
- a CDS encoding type II toxin-antitoxin system CcdA family antitoxin; the protein is MGDWVTASTKVKKEVLEKAREYNINVSETLRRALEEEVRKREEEEARESLRLASRELTKISQNQVVEELRKWRRQR
- a CDS encoding type II toxin-antitoxin system VapC family toxin: MGHSTITLAYYELGNILWKYRDKLDTRVVFSAIRNTLSFMNILDVKFDREILEEAIRRNLTYYDSAYLVIARRKGLDLVSLDKDLIENGAVDLKELLKNVG